Proteins from one Embleya scabrispora genomic window:
- a CDS encoding Asp23/Gls24 family envelope stress response protein, whose product MADDVPTRPATRSGTSPERVERSSTGGSSASHMTEVTALATDRGRTSIADGVVAKVAGLAAREIPGVYALGSGVSRAFAAMRKAVPGGRPDVARGVSVEVGEKQCAVDLSLVVEYGAPIAEVAAAVRDHVIESIERMTGLEVVEVDISVDDIHIEQDEDEGSTRNLA is encoded by the coding sequence ATGGCAGACGACGTACCCACCCGCCCGGCGACCAGGAGCGGCACGAGCCCGGAGCGCGTCGAGCGCTCGTCGACCGGAGGGTCCAGCGCCTCGCACATGACGGAGGTGACCGCGCTGGCCACCGACCGCGGCCGCACCTCGATCGCGGACGGCGTGGTGGCCAAGGTCGCCGGCCTCGCGGCGCGCGAGATCCCGGGGGTGTACGCGCTGGGCAGCGGGGTCTCCCGGGCGTTCGCCGCGATGCGCAAGGCGGTCCCGGGCGGTCGTCCCGACGTCGCGCGCGGAGTCAGCGTCGAGGTCGGCGAGAAGCAGTGCGCGGTCGACCTGAGCCTGGTCGTCGAATACGGCGCGCCGATCGCCGAGGTCGCCGCGGCTGTGCGCGACCACGTGATCGAGTCGATCGAGCGGATGACCGGCCTGGAGGTGGTCGAGGTGGACATCTCCGTGGACGACATCCACATCGAACAGGACGAGGACGAGGGCTCCACGCGCAACCTGGCCTGA